One Lycium barbarum isolate Lr01 chromosome 5, ASM1917538v2, whole genome shotgun sequence genomic window carries:
- the LOC132640450 gene encoding uncharacterized protein LOC132640450, with product MDSYCLGNTKAKFHPFSPPSSFLAPIFKISSVQPLHNEESRKFSKLKCAKGPTVSKLELEINQDDMDMEKELIEMRRMEGKCKGISGGIVELLECLEREAIMGEDEGKEPTDYNRRAQIFDKSSKVFQALRERDMASSI from the coding sequence ATGGATTCTTATTGTCTTGGTAACACCAAAGCTAAATTTCACCCTTTTTCTCCACCTTCTAGTTTCCTTGCACCAATTTTCAAGATTTCTTCAGTTCAACCTTTGCACAACGAAGAATCACGTAAATTTTCCAAGTTGAAGTGTGCAAAGGGACCCACAGTTTCTAAGTTGGAGTTGGAAATAAATCAGGATGATATGGATATGGAAAAAGAATTGATCGAAATGAGGAGAATGGAGGGCAAGTGTAAAGGGATAAGTGGTGGAATAGTTGAATTGTTGGAGTGTTTGGAAAGAGAAGCAATTATGGGTGAGGATGAGGGCAAAGAACCAACAGATTATAATAGGAGGGCTCAGATATTTGACAAGAGTTCTAAAGTTTTTCAAGCTCTTAGAGAGAGAGATATGGCTAGTAGCATATAG